A window of Juglans regia cultivar Chandler chromosome 7, Walnut 2.0, whole genome shotgun sequence contains these coding sequences:
- the LOC108991801 gene encoding probable glycosyltransferase At5g11130, whose translation MPTASFSLLLCLSFFTYTTVHSKLLSQLTSPYLSPTTIFPHYQNMLEAFKIFIYTPDEAFTFNSSAESLFIASLQNSTFVTHDAEEAHLFFIPFSSNLSTRSIARVIRRFKENIPYWNRTLGADHFYLSCAGLGYESDRNLVELKKNSVQISCFPAPDGNFIPHKDISLPPLASSQAPYTPANKTASFLGYFRHGGIKESILVKELVNDPDFLIESQPSDLLTYKERLATSKFCLFEYGGDVSGIGEALRFGCVPAVITDRPIKDLPFMDVLRWQEIAVFVPLGGVKELKRVLVRTCGDRHEQMRNLGVKASRHFVWNELPQPFDSFHTVMYQLWRRRHTIRYPRRVTV comes from the coding sequence ATGCCCACCGcctccttctctctcctctTATGCCTCTCTTTCTTCACCTACACAACTGTCCACTCCAAACTCCTCTCTCAGTTAACCTCACCTTACCTCTCACCCACCACGATCTTCCCCCATTACCAGAATATGCtcgaagctttcaaaatcttCATCTACACCCCAGACGAGGCCTTCACTTTCAACTCCTCAGCTGAATCACTCTTCATCGCGTCTCTTCAAAACAGCACATTTGTCACCCATGACGCCGAAGAGGctcacctcttcttcatcccttTCTCCTCCAATCTCTCGACACGCTCCATCGCGCGCGTCATTAGACGCTTCAAGGAAAATATACCGTACTGGAACCGTACGCTCGGTGCCGACCACTTTTACCTCTCTTGTGCCGGTTTGGGATACGAATCGGACCGAAATCTCGTCGAGTTGAAGAAAAACTCGGTCCAGATCTCGTGCTTCCCTGCACCCGATGGTAACTTTATCCCTCACAAGGACATATCCCTTCCTCCACTTGCGAGTTCTCAGGCCCCGTACACTCCGGCGAACAAAACCGCCAGTTTTCTGGGTTATTTCAGGCACGGCGGGATAAAAGAGTCGATTTTGGTGAAGGAGTTGGTCAACGATCCCGACTTTCTGATCGAATCCCAGCCGTCAGATCTGCTTACTTATAAGGAGAGACTAGCGACCAGTAAATTTTGTTTGTTCGAATACGGAGGAGATGTTTCGGGAATAGGAGAGGCACTGCGATTCGGGTGCGTGCCGGCAGTGATTACCGACCGTCCGATAAAGGACCTGCCGTTCATGGATGTGCTGAGGTGGCAGGAGATCGCGGTGTTTGTGCCCCTGGGAGGGGTTAAGGAACTGAAGCGTGTTTTGGTTCGCACGTGCGGAGATCGGCACGAGCAAATGAGGAATTTGGGCGTGAAGGCGAGTCGGCACTTTGTGTGGAATGAGTTACCACAGCCGTTCGATTCATTTCATACGGTGATGTATCAGCTGTGGCGGAGACGGCATACCATCAGATACCCTCGGAGGGTTACGGTTTAA
- the LOC108991800 gene encoding protein NEDD1, whose translation MNLSDPSMALLASSGGDTVKLFDVSVKAGDPCILSYTPSPGCLVNSLKWNHTNLVVASAGDDKKISLWRKNGQGMGTIPVAGTDSGDNIEESIMAISFSNKVSRYICSGGSGQVVRIWDLQRKRCIKWLRGHTNTITGAMYNCKDEHLASISLSGDLILHNLASGARATELKDPNQQVLRVLDYSRISRHLLVTAGDDGTVHLWDTTGRNPKVSWLKQHSAPTAGISFSPSNDKIIASVGLDKKLYTYDSGSRRPSSCIPYEAPFSSLAFRDDGWTLAAGTSSGRVVFYDVRGKPQPFVVLHAYSSSEAVTSLCWQRSKPVIVNESNCTAETALVGDAVEDSILMPDPLPSVTSSNVLSTSVSSSRNSGRFGASVEASSLTAAGSGFASSTLNIAEETPQRSHLWPGGSLARLHAPRTSFNFKDEMEVFSPLVDVQPITPSLDKLWDDREGTKKDHLLLDKKPSSLLFPQSSRRFPIAEEGGSDHPIFDWKPSLTSKQDDNQSSFTLLGSTPTPSSKNEDSSITPPEAWGGERPSEKYAHMRQPITLPSRLGMLTSGGQSSGSMFSGLQDLSSSTSQMSISSLTNSNLTYVNLRPKDVSSNQETSLGFPDNLSSSSVSLSLATKGISGQVNFDSPSLALPRRFSTYAERISTASSFSDGTSLLVGSPKMKKTGAETREELLNSLLAKSDTVVATEAGILPSMNGGIAQPQKAPQPDAQQGSSFTLQLFQRTLEETLDSFQKSIHEDMRNLHIEILRQFHMQEMEMSSVMSSIMENQAELMKEVKSLRKENQQLRQLL comes from the exons ATGAATTTATCGGATCCATCAATGGCGTTACTGGCGTCGAGCGGAGGAGATACCGTGAAGCTCTTCGATGTGTCGGTCAAGGCCGGCGATCCCTGCATTTTGAGCTACACTCCCTCTCCTGGTTGCCTGGTCAATTCACTCAAGTGGAACCACACCA ATTTGGTTGTGGCCAGTGCGGGAGATGATAAGAAGATTTCCTTGTGGCGTAAGAATGGGCAGGGCATGGGGACTATTCCCGTTGCTGGAACTGACAGTGGAGACAATATCGAG gaGTCTATAATGGCTATCAGCTTCAGCAATAAGGTATCCCGGTACATATGTTCTGGTGGAAGTGGTCAAGTTGTAAGAATATGGGATTTGCAGAGGAAGAGATGTATTAAATGGTTGAGAGGCCATACCAATACAATAACAGGTGCAATGTACAACTGCAAGGATGAACACTTGGCTTCCATCAGTCTTAGTGGGGATCTCATACTTCACAACCTTGCATCTGGTGCCAGGGCTACTGAACTCAAGGACCCCAATCAACAG GTATTGAGAGTGCTCGATTATTCCCGAATTAGCCGACACCTTCTAGTGACTGCTGGTGATGATGGGACCGTACATTTATGGGATACAACAGGTCGCAACCCAAAG GTTTCTTGGTTGAAGCAGCACTCAGCACCAACTGCCGGCATTAGCTTCTCACCATCCAATGACAAG ATAATTGCTAGTGTTGGTCTGGATAAAAAGTTATACACTTATGACTCAGGGTCTAGAAGACCCTCATCTTGCATTCCTTACGAGGCACCTTTCTCGTCATTGGCATTTAGAGATGATGGTTGGACTCTTGCAGCTGGAACAAGTAGTGGCCGGGTGGTATTCTATGATGTTCGTGGAAAGCCACAACcttttgttgttcttcatgcTTACAGTAGTTCAGAG GCTGTTACAAGTTTATGCTGGCAGAGGTCAAAACCTGTTATTGTCAATGAAAGTAATTGCACTGCTGAGACTGCTCTTGTTGGAGATGCTGTTGAAGATTCGATACTTATGCCTGACCCACTTCCTTCTGTGACTTCATCGAATGTTCTTTCTACATCAGTATCCAGTTCTCGGAATTCTGGTCGATTTGGTGCTTCCGTTGAAGCATCTTCACTAACTGCAGCTGGCTCAGGGTTTGCATCAAGCACGCTCAATATTGCAGAGGAAACACCGCAAAGAAGCCATTTGTGGCCAGGTGGATCTTTGGCTAGATTACATGCTCCTCGCACTAGTTTTAACTTCAAGGATGAAATGGAGGTGTTTTCCCCTCTGGTGGATGTTCAGCCAATTACACCCTCACTTGACAAGCTGTGGGATGACCGTGAAGGAACCAAGaaggatcatcttcttcttgatAAGAAGCCTTCATCTCTGTTGTTTCCTCAATCCAGTAGGAGATTCCCTATTGCAGAAGAGGGTGGTAGCGATCATCCAATATTCGATTGGAAACCCAGCTTGACTTCCAAACAG GATGACAACCAATCTTCCTTCACACTGTTGGGTTCAACACCTACCCCATCTTCAAAAAACGAAGACTCCTCTATCACTCCTCCTGAAGCTTGGGGTGGTGAGAGACCGTCTGAAAAATATGCTCACATGCGTCAGCCAATCACTTTGCCATCTCGGTTAGGGATGCTGACTTCTGGCGGTCAGTCATCAGGATCAATGTTTAGTGGCTTACAAGACCTGTCCTCGTCAACAAGTCAGATGAGTATTAGCTCCTTGACAAATTCGAACTTAACTTATGTGAATTTGCGCCCCAAAGATGTTTCTTCAAATCAGGAGACCTCATTGGGATTTCCAGATAACCTATCATCTAGTTCCGTGTCTCTGTCTCTTGCTACAAAAGGCATTTCTGGACAGGTCAACTTTGATTCACCATCTTTGGCCCTGCCTCGAAGATTTTCTACTTATGCAGAGAGAATTAGCACTGCATCTTCCTTCAGTGATGGGACATCCCTTTTGGTGGGTTcaccaaaaatgaagaaaacaggAGCTGAAACCAGGGAAGAACTTTTGAATAGCTTGTTGGCAAAATCTGATACGGTGGTTGCTACAGAGGCAGGAATTCTTCCATcaatgaat GGAGGAATCGCACAACCCCAAAAGGCCCCACAACCAGATGCACAGCAGGGATCTTCCTTTACTCTCCAGCTTTTTCAACGCACTCTTGAAGAAACTCTCGATTCCTTTCAGAAATCCATACACGAAGATATGAGGAACCTTCATATAGAAATTCTTAGACAATTCCATATGCAAGAG ATGGAAATGTCGAGTGTTATGAGCTCGATTATGGAAAACCAAGCCGAATTAATGAAAGAAGTCAAGTCACTCCGGAAAGAGAACCAACAGCTCCGGCAATTGCTGTGA
- the LOC108991802 gene encoding serine/threonine-protein phosphatase PP1-like isoform X1, whose protein sequence is MAAQGQGSMDPVLVDDIIRRLTEIRSARPGKQVQLSETEIKQLCVASRDIFIRQQNLLELEAPIKICGDIHGQYSDLLRLFEYGGFPPHANYLFLGDYVDRGKQSLETICLLLAYKIKYPENFFLLRGNHECDSINRIYGFYDECKRRFNVRLWKAFTDSFNCLPVAALIDDRILCMHGGLSPDLNNLDQIRNLTRPTAVPDAGLLCDLLWSDPSRDVKGWGMNDRGVSYTFGPDKVAEFLEKHDLDLVCRAHQVVEDGYEFFADRKLVTIFSAPNYCGEFDNAGAMMSVDENLTCSFQILKPAEKKAKFMISNKI, encoded by the exons ATGGCGGCACAAGGCCAGGGATCAATGGACCCTGTCCTAGTCGACGACATAATCAGACGGCTGACAGAGATCAGATCGGCGAGGCCCGGGAAGCAGGTCCAGCTCTCAGAGACCGAGATCAAGCAACTCTGTGTTGCTTCCAGAGACATCTTCATTCGACAGCAAAATCTGCTCGAGCTCGAAGCCCCCATCAAGATTTGCG gTGACATACATGGGCAATACAGTGACTTATTAAGGTTGTTTGAATATGGGGGATTTCCTCCCCatgcaaattatttatttttaggggaTTATGTGGATCGTGGAAAGCAGAGTTTAGAAACAATATGCCTTTTGCTTGCCTATAAGATTAAATATCCAGAGAACTTCTTCCTTCTAAGAGGAAATCATGAATGTGATTCTATTAACCGGATATATGGATTTTATGATGAATGTAAGCGCCGATTCAATGTAAGGCTTTGGAAGGCCTTTACAGACAGTTTTAACTGCCTTCCTGTCGCAGCTCTTATAGATGACAGAATATTGTGTATGCATGGTGGTCTTTCCCCCGATCTTAACAACTTAGatcaaattagaaatttaacTCGTCCGACTGCTGTTCCAGACGCTGGATTGCTATGCGATTTGCTCTGGTCAGATCCCAGTAGAGATGTTAAAGGATGGGGAATGAATGACAGAGGAGTCTCATACACCTTTGGCCCTGATAAGGTGGCAGAATTCTTAGAGAAGCATGATTTGGACCTTGTCTGTCGTGCCCATCAG GTTGTGGAGGATGGGTATGAGTTCTTTGCCGACAGGAAACTTGTTACAATATTTTCAGCCCCCAATTACTGTGGTGAATTTGATAATGCTGGTGCAATGATGAGTGTAGATGAAAACTTGACGTGCTCCTTCCAGATTCTTAAGCCAGCAGAGAAAAAAGCCAAGTTCATGATATCAAACAAAATTTGA
- the LOC108991802 gene encoding serine/threonine-protein phosphatase PP1 isozyme 4-like isoform X2, which translates to MAAQGQGSMDPVLVDDIIRRLTEIRSARPGKQVQLSETEIKQLCVASRDIFIRQQNLLELEAPIKICDAGLLCDLLWSDPSRDVKGWGMNDRGVSYTFGPDKVAEFLEKHDLDLVCRAHQVVEDGYEFFADRKLVTIFSAPNYCGEFDNAGAMMSVDENLTCSFQILKPAEKKAKFMISNKI; encoded by the exons ATGGCGGCACAAGGCCAGGGATCAATGGACCCTGTCCTAGTCGACGACATAATCAGACGGCTGACAGAGATCAGATCGGCGAGGCCCGGGAAGCAGGTCCAGCTCTCAGAGACCGAGATCAAGCAACTCTGTGTTGCTTCCAGAGACATCTTCATTCGACAGCAAAATCTGCTCGAGCTCGAAGCCCCCATCAAGATTTGCG ACGCTGGATTGCTATGCGATTTGCTCTGGTCAGATCCCAGTAGAGATGTTAAAGGATGGGGAATGAATGACAGAGGAGTCTCATACACCTTTGGCCCTGATAAGGTGGCAGAATTCTTAGAGAAGCATGATTTGGACCTTGTCTGTCGTGCCCATCAG GTTGTGGAGGATGGGTATGAGTTCTTTGCCGACAGGAAACTTGTTACAATATTTTCAGCCCCCAATTACTGTGGTGAATTTGATAATGCTGGTGCAATGATGAGTGTAGATGAAAACTTGACGTGCTCCTTCCAGATTCTTAAGCCAGCAGAGAAAAAAGCCAAGTTCATGATATCAAACAAAATTTGA
- the LOC108991849 gene encoding protein DA1-related 2-like produces the protein MAPSGVNHISTPCIYGDFISSNGERKSSIMKWLIKLLKNVSNRGEGGGGANRPELLDEENPTWRAPPRSSDDRSGAQKEKEEQDHANALSLAEDLKRRNGYGRQTNIDEELARALQGKLNSSSYPPYSPVPYHPRKFRVCGGCKRNIGYGNYLGCMGTFFHPECFCCRACSYPITEHEFSLSGREPYHKSCFKELTHPKCEVCHQFIPTNAAGLIEYRCHPFWSQKYCPSHEHDNTARCCSCERLESWNSRYYSLEDGRRLCLECMESAIMDTGDCQPLYHAIRDYYEGLNMKLDQQIPMLLVERQALNEAIVGEKNGFHHMPETRGLCLSEEQTVTSIHKGQRFGVHRQVGMRTQHQKLTRKCEVTAILVLYGLPRLLTGAILAHELMHGWLRLRGYRNLDPEVEEGICQLLSYMWLESEVMPRSNAMPSTSAASSSSSSSSSKKGGKSIVENKLGDFFMHQIANDTSPAYGGGYRAANAAVDKYGLRSTLEHIRLTGNFPL, from the exons ATGGCTCCCTCTGGTGTCAACCACATATCTACGCCTTGTATTTACG GGGACTTTATTTCTTCAAACGGGGAGAGAAAGTCTAGCATTATGAAATGGCTGATTAAGCTTCTCAAGAATGTTTCCAATCGAGGAGAGGGTGGAGGTGGTGCCAATCGTCCTGAGCTCCTTGACGAGGAAAACCCGACTTGGCGTGCACCCCCTAGATCCTCG GATGATCGCTCTGGGGCtcagaaggaaaaagaagaacaagacCATGCAAATGCACTTTCCCTGGCTGAAGATTTGAAGAGACGTAATG GATATGGTCGGCAGACTAACATTGACGAAGAGCTTGCTAGGGCACTTCAGGGtaaactaaattcatcttcatATCCTCCTTATTCTCCTGTACCATATCATCCGAGGAAATTTAG GGTATGTGGTGGTTGCAAACGTAACATAGGCTATGGCAATTATTTGGGCTGCATGGGAACATTTTTCCATCCGGAGTGCTTCTGCTGTCGTGCTTGTAGTTACCCAATTACTGAGCATGAG TTTTCTTTGTCAGGGAGGGAACCTTATCACAAGTCTTGTTTTAAAGAGCTGACCCATCCCAAATGTGAAGTTTGCCACCAATTT aTCCCAACAAATGCTGCTGGTTTGATCGAGTATAGGTGCCATCCATTTTGGTCTCAAAAATATTGTCCATCACATGAGCATGATAACACAGCTCGTTGCTGTAGTTGTGAACGTCTAGAG TCTTGGAACTCAAGATACTACTCTCTGGAAGATGGGCGGCGTTTATGCTTAGAGTGCATGGAATCTGCTATCATGGATACTGGTGATTGTCAACCCCTTTACCATGCCATAAGAGATTATTATGAAGGACTGAACATGAAATTAGATCAGCAAATTCCAATGCTTCTGGTTGAAAGACAAGCACTTAATGAAGCCATTGTTGGGGAGAAGAAT GGCTTTCATCACATGCCTGAGACAAGGGGTTTATGTCTTTCCGAAGAGCAGACAGTCACAAGT ATACACAAAGGGCAGAGATTTGGCGTCCACCGACAGGTAGGAATGAGAACCCAACACCAAAAACTGACTCGAAAATGTGAAGTTACAGCCATTCTTGTTCTCTATGGTCTTCCAAG ATTACTCACAGGTGCTATTCTTGCCCATGAGTTGATGCATGGCTGGTTACGCCTCAGAG GCTACCGGAATCTTGACCCTGAGGTAGAGGAAGGTATCTGTCAGTTGCTGTCATACATGTGGCTTGAGTCAGAAGTGATGCCAAGATCTAATGCCATGCCATCTACATCAGCAGCTTCGtcctcttcctcatcttcatcgTCAAAGAAAGGTGGAAAGTCCATTGTCGAAAATAAGCTGGGTGACTTTTTCATGCACCAAATCGCCAACGATACTTCCCCGGCATATGGAGGAGGATATAGGGCTGCTAATGCAGCTGTCGATAAGTATGGTTTACGTTCTACACTGGAACACATTCGACTCACCGGGAATTTTCCATTGTAA
- the LOC108991850 gene encoding mitochondrial substrate carrier family protein B-like has protein sequence MQTEARVGVVVEGGGQRALNSGHADGGARKFSQQQQQPLHQQSQIGTVSQLLAGGVAGALSKTCTAPLARLTILFQLQGMHSDVATLQKASIWHEASRIVGEEGFRAFWKGNLVTIAHRLPYSSVSFYAYEHYKKLLKMIPGLESRRENMGADICVHFVAGGLAGITAASVTYPLDLVRTRLAAQTNVIYYRGICHALQTISKEEGILGLYKGLGATLLGVGPSIAISFSVYETLRSFWKLHRPDDSTVPVSLACGSLSGIASSTATFPLDLVRRRKQLEGAGGRPRVYTTGLFGTFRHITRTEGLRGLYRGILPEYYKVVPGVGICFMTYETLKKLLADITDRL, from the exons ATGCAAACAGAGGCAAGAGTTGGAGTGGTGGTAGAGGGAGGGGGGCAGAGAGCTCTGAATTCGGGCCACGCCGATGGCGGTGCAAGGAAGTTCTcacagcagcagcaacagccaTTGCACCAGCAATCTCAGATCGGAACGGTATCGCAGCTCCTTGCTGGAGGCGTTGCCGGCGCTCTCAGTAAGACCTGTACGGCGCCGCTTGCTCGGCTCACTATTCTCTTCCAG TTGCAAGGTATGCACTCTGATGTTGCGACTTTGCAAAAGGCGAGCATATGGCATGAGGCTTCGCGGATTGTTGGTGAAGAAGGATTCAGAGCTTTTTGGAAGGGGAATCTGGTTACAATTGCTCATCGTCTACCTTATTCTTCTGTCAGTTTTTATGCATATGAGCACTATAAAAAG CTACTAAAGATGATTCCAGGACTGGAGAGCCGAAGAGAAAATATGGGTGCAGACATTTGTGTACATTTTGTAGCTGGTGGTTTGGCTGGAATAACAGCTGCTTCAGTTACTTATCCATTGGATCTTGTAAGGACACGCCTTGCAGCTCAG ACAAATGTGATATACTACAGAGGTATTTGCCATGCTTTACAAACTATTAGCAAGGAGGAGGGTATTTTGGGTCTATATAAGGGGCTTGGAGCAAcactcttg GGTGTTGGGCCAAGTATAGCAATCAGTTTTTCAGTATATGAGACCTTGAGATCTTTCTGGAAATTGCATAG ACCTGATGATTCTACTGTCCCTGTAAGTCTGGCTTGTGGAAGTCTTTCAGGAATTGCATCATCAACAG CAACATTTCCTCTGGATCTTGTGAGGCGCCGAAAGCAATTGGAAGGGGCAGGAGGCCGACCTCGTGTCTATACAACAGGCCTTTTTGGTACTTTTAGGCACATAACCCGGACTGAAGGCTTGCGTGGGTTGTATAGAGGGATTCTGCCCGAATACTACAAGGTGGTTCCTGGTGTAGGTATATGTTTTATGACTTATGAGACACTGAAGAAGCTTCTTGCTGATATAACGGACCGTTTATAG
- the LOC108991767 gene encoding protein NRT1/ PTR FAMILY 5.6-like produces MELEMEMNRREVVVQEESCDGEKWVHDSSVDHKGRVPLRASTGIWKASSFIIMIEFSERLSYFGIATNLISYLTRVIHQDLKTAVKNVNYWAGVTTLMPLLGGLLADAYTGRFTMVLFSSLVYLMGLCLFTMSQFIPSLKPYSEGTSQRPRKIHEVVFFLGLYFISVGTGGHKPCLESFGADQFDDDHSEERKKKMSYFNWWNFALSCGLLLGVTVIVYVQDYVSWGVADLILTLSMAIAVVTFYVGKPYYRYRIPEGSPLTPMFQVLVAAIRKRNLPVPTNPALLYEVPKSQKPQRRLLGHTSRLRFLDKAATIEEKDRISIEQNPWRLATVTTVEETKLILNMIPVWLTSLTFGICIAQTTTFFIKQAASMNLNITENFKIPPASINALGAIAMIISVTVYDKILVPMLRKATGNERGINILQRIGIGMLFSVVAMSVAALVEMKRLRAVEKEIIQGGKTGPLSLSVFWLAPQIIIIGLGDGFAVVGLQEYFYDQVPDSMRSLGIAFYLSVLGAGSFLSSFLIIVVDHVTEKGGRSWFAQNVNECRLDNFYWLLAAMSGLNLCVFVMLAIKYTYKNVQRRIIG; encoded by the exons ATGGAGCTGGAGATGGAGATGAACAGAAGAGAAGTAGTAGTACAAGAAGAAAGCTGCGATGGAGAGAAATGGGTGCATGATTCATCTGTGGATCATAAAGGAAGAGTTCCTCTCCGTGCTTCAACCGGTATCTGGAAGGCCTCCTCCTTTATCATCA TGATCGAGTTTAGTGAGAGGTTGAGCTACTTTGGCATAGCaacaaatctcatctcatacCTCACAAGAGTGATCCATCAAGACCTCAAAACAGCAGTCAAGAACGTAAACTACTGGGCTGGAGTAACAACATTGATGCCTCTACTTGGAGGGCTCCTTGCAGATGCCTACACTGGCCGATTCACAATGGTCCTGTTTTCCTCCCTCGTATATCTAATG GGCCTATGCCTGTTTACAATGTCTCAATTCATCCCAAGTCTAAAGCCATACAGCGAAGGGACGTCTCAGCGGCCTAGAAAGATTCATGAGGTGGTATTTTTCCTTGGCTTGTATTTTATCTCTGTCGGAACTGGAGGACACAAGCCCTGCTTAGAAAGCTTTGGAGCCGATCAATTCGATGATGATCACtcagaagaaaggaagaagaagatgtctTACTTCAACTGGTGGAATTTCGCACTGTCTTGTGGGCTCTTGCTTGGTGTGACAGTAATTGTTTATGTTCAAGACTACGTGAGCTGGGGTGTTGCTGATCTCATTCTTACACTCAGTATGGCTATTGCAGTAGTAACCTTCTACGTGGGAAAGCCTTACTACCGATACAGGATACCTGAAGGGAGCCCTTTAACACCCATGTTTCAGGTCTTAGTTGCGGCCATTAGAAAGAGAAATTTACCTGTTCCCACAAATCCTGCATTATTATATGAAGTTCCCAAGTCGCAAAAGCCCCAACGAAGGCTTTTAGGTCATACCAGTCGGCTTAG GTTTCTCGACAAGGCTGCAACAATTGAAGAGAAGGACAGGATATCGATAGAGCAGAATCCTTGGAGATTGGCAACAGTGACAACGGTCGAGGAGACAAAGCTTATATTGAACATGATTCCCGTATGGCTAACTTCGTTGACATTCGGAATATGCATAGCACAAACCACAACATTCTTCATCAAACAAGCCGCCTCAATGAACCTAAATATTACTGAAAACTTCAAGATCCCACCGGCCTCCATTAATGCTCTTGGGGCAATTGCAATGATAATCTCGGTCACCGTCTACGACAAGATTCTAGTCCCAATGTTAAGGAAAGCTACGGGCAACGAAAGAGGTATCAACATTCTTCAGAGGATTGGCATTGGCATGTTATTCTCAGTTGTGGCAATGTCTGTGGCGGCCTTGGTGGAAATGAAGAGGCTAAGAGCTGTCGAGAAGGAAATCATTCAAGGAGGGAAAACCGGGCCACTATCTCTGAGCGTTTTCTGGCTAGCtccacaaataataattattggCTTGGGAGACGGTTTTGCAGTGGTTGGGTTGCAAGAGTATTTCTATGACCAGGTACCAGACTCGATGAGAAGCTTAGGAATTGCTTTCTATCTGAGTGTGCTTGGGGCTGGGAGTTTCTTGAGCAGCTTTCTGATTATTGTTGTGGATCATGTCACGGAGAAGGGTGGGAGAAGTTGGTTTGCACAGAATGTGAATGAGTGCCGTTTAGACAACTTCTATTGGTTGTTGGCGGCCATGAGTGGGTTGAATTTGTGTGTTTTTGTGATGTTGGCTATCAAGTACACTTACAAAAATGTGCAGCGAAGGATAATTGGGTAG